One Denticeps clupeoides chromosome 10, fDenClu1.1, whole genome shotgun sequence genomic window carries:
- the ribc1 gene encoding RIB43A-like with coiled-coils protein 1 isoform X2 — protein sequence MADDVTRLERRRAAEVARRGRIFDVRRRVMGVDVPALELQVSERRRREETEVGVARALDALSLSHDQMYIQKQKDEEERKAELARDLVQYRAVHQRPEDSLDADLTCDLKGASMIAFSVPEWELGPASMQVFQGEGLREEDSRRAQMEETARTLRAQREESAKQRRERKHEELQAEMRMVQGDQRALRLQILEAECKRAARVALSSFNRAQAEEVRERQRKGKQLKEAEDRAEIAHTVTSDLLTECPDSAVRPGQEGAAWRVLTDRWKGLTAEQRGAILREREEQRAEGERRRAIDRRRELAWDSQWQEQGRAQEEAERRSREAERERRRQMDKYNQELSLSQRRHQQFLNKRLYTNQATDHYFSQFNSSSR from the exons ATGGCTGATGACGTCACACGGCTGGAGCGTCGCCGCGCGGCGGAAGTGGCGCGCCGCGGCCGGATCTTCGACGTCAGGAGGCGCGTGATGGGCGTGGACGTACCTGCGCTGGAGCTGCAGGTGTCGGAGAGACGCAGGCGGGAGGAGACcgaggtgggcgtggccagagCTCTCg ATGCTTTAAGcttgtcacatgaccaaatgtacatacaaaagcaaaaagacGAGGAAGAGAGGAAAGCAGAACTGGCCCGGGACTTGGTACAGTACCGAGCTGTTCACCAGCGCCCGGAGGATTCCCTGGACGCCGACCTGACCTGTGACCTTAAGGGGGCGTCCATGATCGCCTTCTCGGTCCCAGAATGGGAACTGGGACCTGCCAGCATGCAGGTCTTCCAG GGAGAAGGCCTGAGAGAAGAGGACAGCCGGAGAGCACAGATGGAGGAGACTGCGAGGACACTGAGGGCGCAGAGGGAGGAGAGCGCCAAGCAGAGGCGCGAACGCAAACACGAAG AGCTGCAGGCGGAGATGCGGATGGTGCAGGGCGACCAGAGGGCGCTTCGTCTCCAGATTCTGGAGGCGGAGTGCAAGCGAGCCGCCCGCGTCGCCCTCAGCAGCTTCAACCGAGCCCAG GCAGAAGAagtgagggagagacagaggaagGGGAAGCAGCTGAAGGAGGCAGAAGACCGGGCCGAGATCGCGCAcacggtgacctctgacctcctgaCGGAGTGCCCCGACAGCGCCGTGAGGCCCGGGCAGGAGGGTGCGGCCTGGAGGGTGCTGACGGACCGCTGGAAAGGGCTGACGGCGGAGCAGCGCGGCGCCATCCTCAGGGAGCGGGAGGAACAGCGAGCGGAGGGAGAG AGGCGGAGAGCGATTGACAGGCGGAGAGAGCTGGCCTGGGACTCCCAGTGGCAGGAGCAGGGCCGAGCGCAGGAGGAGGCGGAGAGGCGGTCCAGAGAGGCGGAGAGAGAGCGGAGGAGACAGATGGACAAGTACAACCAAGAACTGTCCCTCAGCCAGCGGCGGCA TCAGCAGTTCCTGAATAAGCGGCTCTACACTAACCAGGCCACGGACCACTACTTCAGCCAGTTCAACTCCAGCTCCCGCTGA
- the ribc1 gene encoding RIB43A-like with coiled-coils protein 1 isoform X1, translated as MADDVTRLERRRAAEVARRGRIFDVRRRVMGVDVPALELQVSERRRREETEVGVARALDALSLSHDQMYIQKQKDEEERKAELARDLVQYRAVHQRPEDSLDADLTCDLKGASMIAFSVPEWELGPASMQVFQVCRCLIGSGGRVGGSGCRVYATLRAMQGEGLREEDSRRAQMEETARTLRAQREESAKQRRERKHEELQAEMRMVQGDQRALRLQILEAECKRAARVALSSFNRAQAEEVRERQRKGKQLKEAEDRAEIAHTVTSDLLTECPDSAVRPGQEGAAWRVLTDRWKGLTAEQRGAILREREEQRAEGERRRAIDRRRELAWDSQWQEQGRAQEEAERRSREAERERRRQMDKYNQELSLSQRRHQQFLNKRLYTNQATDHYFSQFNSSSR; from the exons ATGGCTGATGACGTCACACGGCTGGAGCGTCGCCGCGCGGCGGAAGTGGCGCGCCGCGGCCGGATCTTCGACGTCAGGAGGCGCGTGATGGGCGTGGACGTACCTGCGCTGGAGCTGCAGGTGTCGGAGAGACGCAGGCGGGAGGAGACcgaggtgggcgtggccagagCTCTCg ATGCTTTAAGcttgtcacatgaccaaatgtacatacaaaagcaaaaagacGAGGAAGAGAGGAAAGCAGAACTGGCCCGGGACTTGGTACAGTACCGAGCTGTTCACCAGCGCCCGGAGGATTCCCTGGACGCCGACCTGACCTGTGACCTTAAGGGGGCGTCCATGATCGCCTTCTCGGTCCCAGAATGGGAACTGGGACCTGCCAGCATGCAGGTCTTCCAGGTCTGTCGCTGTTTAATCGGCTCCGGAGGGCGAGTCGGGGGCTCTGGCTGTCGCGTTTATGCCACTTTGCGTGCGATGCAGGGAGAAGGCCTGAGAGAAGAGGACAGCCGGAGAGCACAGATGGAGGAGACTGCGAGGACACTGAGGGCGCAGAGGGAGGAGAGCGCCAAGCAGAGGCGCGAACGCAAACACGAAG AGCTGCAGGCGGAGATGCGGATGGTGCAGGGCGACCAGAGGGCGCTTCGTCTCCAGATTCTGGAGGCGGAGTGCAAGCGAGCCGCCCGCGTCGCCCTCAGCAGCTTCAACCGAGCCCAG GCAGAAGAagtgagggagagacagaggaagGGGAAGCAGCTGAAGGAGGCAGAAGACCGGGCCGAGATCGCGCAcacggtgacctctgacctcctgaCGGAGTGCCCCGACAGCGCCGTGAGGCCCGGGCAGGAGGGTGCGGCCTGGAGGGTGCTGACGGACCGCTGGAAAGGGCTGACGGCGGAGCAGCGCGGCGCCATCCTCAGGGAGCGGGAGGAACAGCGAGCGGAGGGAGAG AGGCGGAGAGCGATTGACAGGCGGAGAGAGCTGGCCTGGGACTCCCAGTGGCAGGAGCAGGGCCGAGCGCAGGAGGAGGCGGAGAGGCGGTCCAGAGAGGCGGAGAGAGAGCGGAGGAGACAGATGGACAAGTACAACCAAGAACTGTCCCTCAGCCAGCGGCGGCA TCAGCAGTTCCTGAATAAGCGGCTCTACACTAACCAGGCCACGGACCACTACTTCAGCCAGTTCAACTCCAGCTCCCGCTGA
- the LOC114797904 gene encoding structural maintenance of chromosomes protein 1A-like isoform X4, with amino-acid sequence MTWYELYCAAQSCVSRVNSSGLSTVCCAAGSHNHFTFTFHLHLSLPQTVQRSRSAHLAGRGKSNLMDAISFVLAEKTSNLRVKTLKDLIHGAPVGKPAASRASVSMVYEDDGDVRTFTRVIIGSSSEYRINTKVVGLSEYSEELEKLGILIKARNFLVFQGAVESIAMKNPKERTALFEEISRSGELAQEYDRRKKEMVKAEEDTQFNYHRKKNIAAERKEAKQEKEEAERYQRLKDEVARAQIQLQLFKLYHNEEEIEKLNRELTHRNREIDKDRKKMDHIEEELKEKKKELGRMMRDQQTVEKEIKEKDAELNQKRPQYIKAKENTAHKIKKLEAARKSLQNAQKMYKKRKADMEELDQEQGAVEMARQEFEERMEEEAQSQGQDLTLEENQVKQYHRLKEEASKRAATLAQELEKFNRDQKADQDHLDLEERKKVETEAKIKQKIREIEENQKRIEKLEDYIATSRQSLDEQKRLEEELTEEVELAKRRIDEINMELNQVMEQLGDARIDRQENSRQQRKAEIMESIKRLYPGSVYGRLIDLCQPTQKKYQIAVTKVLGKNMDAIIVDSEKTGRDCIQYIKEQRGEPETFLPLDYLEVKPTDEKLRELRGAKLVIDVIRYEPPHIKKALQYACGNALVCENVEDARRIAFGGPYRHKTVALDGTLFQKSGVISGGASDLKAKARRWDEKAVDKLKDKKEKLTEELKEQMKAKRKEAELRQVQSQAHGLQMRLKYSQSDLEQTKTRHLSLNMQEKSKLESELANFGPRINDIKRIIQSRERDITQLRDRMNLVEDEVFVEFCKEICVRNIREFEEEKVKRQNEIAKKRLEFETQKTRLAIQLDYEKNQLKEDQEKVMMWEQTVKKDESEIERLKKEEHRHMKIIDETMAQLQDLKNQHLTKKSEVNDKNREMEEIRKKLGGANKELTQLQKEVTAIETKLEQKRSDRHNLLQACKMQDIKLPLRSGTMDDISQGEGSSQVEESVSSQKTSSSVLAKEALIEIDYSNLSEDLKVNQQKRCSVGGGDQVGDEHPAAAAERAEERSAEDQRPQHESHGETGERQGQVSGDQR; translated from the exons ATGACGTGGTACGAACtctactgtgcagcacagtcgtgtgtcagcagagtgaacagcagtgggctgagcaccgtgtgctgtgctgcagggtctcacaatcacttcactttcacttttcaccttcACCTATCTCTGCCTCAAACCGTGCAAAGAAGTCGTTCAGCCcatctggcagggaggg GCAAGTCCAACCTGATGGACGCCATCAGCTTTGTGCTCGCGGAGAAGACCAGCAACCTGCGGGTTAAAACGCTGAAAGATCTGATCCACGGGGCTCCTGTTGGAAAGCCAGCTGCCAGCCGGGCCTCGGTCAGCATGGTGTATGAGGACGACGGAGATGTGCGCACCTTCACCCGGGTCATTATAG GCTCTTCTTCAGAGTACCGCATTAACACCAAAGTAGTGGGGCTCAGCGAGTACAGTGAGGAACTGGAGAAACTGGGCATCCTTATCAAGGCCAGAAACTTCCTGGTCTTCCAG GGAGCCGTGGAGTCCATTGCCATGAAGAACCCGAAGGAGCgtacagctctctttgaggagaTCTCCCGATCCGGCGAGCTGGCACAGGAGTATGACCGCAGGAAAAAAGAGATGGTGAAGGCCGAGGAGGACACGCAGTTTAATTACCACCGCAAGAAGAACATCGCTGCAGAACGCAAAGAGGCCaagcaggagaaggaggag gcGGAGCGATATCAGAGGCTGAAGGACGAGGTGGCCAGGGCTCAAATCCAACTGCAGCTCTTCAAGCTCTACCACAACGAGGAAGAGATTGAGAAGCTCAACCGGGAGCTTACCCACCGCAACCGAGAGATTGACAAGGACAGGAAGAAGATGGACCACAttgaggaggagctgaaggagaaaaagaaggagTTGGGGAGGATGATGAGGGACCAGCAAACAGTGGAGAAGGAGATCAA GGAGAAGGACGCAGAACTGAATCAGAAGAGGCCGCAGTACATCAAGGCCAAAGAGAACACGGCCCACAAGATCAAGAAGCTGGAAGCTGCTCGCAAGTCTCTGCAGAATGCCCAGAAGATGTACAAGAAGCGCAAGgccgacatggaggagctggaccaGGAGCAGGGGGCGGTGGAGATGGCCAGGCAGGAGTTTGAGGAGCgcatggaggaggaggcacAGAGTCAGGGCCAGGACCTCACGTTGGAGGAGAACCAG GTAAAGCAGTACCACAGGCTGAAGGAGGAGGCCAGCAAGCGAGCGGCCACCCTCGCTCAAGAGTTGGAGAAGTTCAACCGAGACCAGAAAGCTGACCAGGATCATCTGGacctggaggagaggaagaaagtgGAGACAGAG GCCAAGATCAAGCAGAAGATCCGAGAGATTGAGGAGAACCAGAAGAGGATTGAAAAGCTGGAGGACTACATTGCTACCAGCAG ACAGTCTCTGGATGAACAGAAGCGCTTGGAGGAGGAGCTGACAGAAGAGGTTGAACTGGCCAAGAGGCGGATAGACGAGATCAATATGGAGCTCAACCAG GTGATGGAGCAGCTGGGAGATGCCAGGATCGACAGGCAGGAGAACAGCAGGCAGCAGCGGAAAGCCGAGATCATGGAGAGCATCAAGAGGTTGTACCCTGGATCCGTG TACGGTCGGTTGATTGACCTGTGCCAGCCGACCCAGAAGAAATATCAGATTGCCGTGACCAAGGTCCTCGGGAAGAATATGGACGCCATCATCGTGGACTCGGAGAAGACGGGCCGAGACTGCATCCAGTACATCAAAGAACAGCGAGGAGAACCCGAGACCTTCCTGCCCCTGGATTACCTTGAG GTGAAGCCCACCGACGAGAAGCTGAGGGAGCTGCGTGGCGCCAAGCTGGTGATCGACGTCATCCGCTACGAGCCGCCGCACATCAAGAAGGCGCTGCAGTACGCCTGCGGCAACGCTCTGGTGTGTGAGAACGTGGAGGACGCGCGCAGGATCGCTTTTGGGGGGCCGTACAGGCACAAG ACGGTTGCGCTGGATGGCACCCTCTTCCAGAAGTCAGGTGTCATCTCTGGTGGGGCGAGTGACCTGAAGGCCAAGGCGCGGCGCTGGGACGAGAAAGCGGTCGATAAACTCAAAGACAAGAAGGAGAAACTCACAGAGGAGCTGAAG GAGCAAATGAAGGCTAAGAGGAAGGAGGCGGAGCTCAGGCAGGTGCAGTCCCAGGCACACGGCCTGCAGATGAGACTGAAGTACTCGCAGAGCGACCTGGAACAGACCAAGACTCGCCATCTGTCCCTCAACATGCAG GAGAAGTCGAAGCTGGAAAGTGAGTTGGCAAATTTTGGCCCCCGCATCAACGACATCAAGAGAATCATCCAGTCGCGGGAGAGAGACATCACCCAGCTGCGGGACCGCATGAACCTG GTGGAGGATGAAGTCTTTGTAGAGTTCTGTAAGGAGATCTGCGTCAGGAACATCCGTGAGTTCGAGGAGGAGAAAGTGAAACGGCAAAACGAGATCGCCAAAAAGCG TTTGGAGTTTGAGACCCAGAAGACGCGCCTGGCTATCCAGCTTGACTATGAGAAGAACCAGCTGAAGGAAGATCAGGAGAAGGTGATGATGTGGGAACAGACGGTGAAGAAGGATGAGAGTGAGATAGAGCGCCTGAAGAAG GAGGAGCACAGACACATGAAGATCATTGATGAGACCATGGCCCAGCTTCAGGACCTGAAGAACCAGCACCTCACCAAGAAGTCTGAAGTGAACGACAAAAACCGGGAGATGGAGGAGATACGCAAGAAGCTCGGAGGCGCCAACAA AGAGCTCACGCAGCTCCAGAAGGAGGTGACGGCCATCGAGACCAAGCTGGAGCAGAAGCGCAGCGACAGACACAACCTACTGCAGGCGTGCAAGATGCAGGACATCAAGCTGCCACTTCGTTCTGGCACCATGGACGACATCAGTCAGGGGGAA GGCAGCTCTCAGGTGGAGGAGTCCGTCAGCAGCCAGAAGACGTCCAGCTCTGTGCTCGCTAAAGAAGCCCTTATAGAGATTGACTACAGCAACCTATCGGAGGACCTTAAG gtgaaCCAGCAGAaaa GATGCTCTGTCGGAGGAGGAGATCAAGTTGGAGATGAACACCCTGCAGCAGCGGCTGAACGAGCAGAAGAGCGTTCTGCAGAGGATCAGCGCCCCCAACATGAAAGCCATGGAGAAACTGGAGAGCGTCAGGGACAAGTTTCAGGAGACCAGCGATG A